GAACTTCGACTATCTTCTCCATCTGACTATAGAAATTATCTTCGCATGGACTACACGACATTTTCggagttattaaatatgattacacCAATGATAGAAAAACAGTATACTTGTATGAGAGAACCAATTTCTCCGGCCCAGCGTTTATCATGTACGCTACGATACCTGGCTACCGGCGTTAATTTTGAAGAACTTAAGTTCATTACCGCAATCGCTCCCCAAACAATTGGAAAAATTATCATAGAAACATGTGAGGCTATAATAActgtactaaaaaataatataaaggtaagtaaatttatttatttttaatttattaaaaaaatgtttacaatttgtttaaatagttaaaaaataataaaagtaatacatcttaatttgtatattgagTGTCGTTAAGAAGTTCACTGAAACTGTTGTAAGCTGTCGTGTTTGAAACGTGTGGGGTCTCCCATGTATGACCAGACAGTgatgaatttgaatttgaagaTATATAAACAGGCGCAGGTTGAATAAATGTAGATGGTGTTGAAGAGCGTGAGCATACACAAGAATGGTTAATTTTTACTGAGTTTCTATGAAGAGTTTTTAAGCGACCTTCGAACAGGATATCGTTAATTGCTTTTTGAGCAAAAAGTTGTTGGTCTGGTTCAAGTTTTCCTAGTTCAATTGCCCACGATTTTGCTACAATGTCGTTATCGGATGTAGATTGTTGTAGGCGGCTGCATGCTAATTctagtaaatcattttttctcttttcttcagaattttccatttttttcttctttttttgtgGTTCGTGTGAAGTTGTTTGAAGAGTTTCAAGGGAGCTTGTttcgaacatattatattcctataaataaaataacataaataattaattgatactTTTTATCGATTTCAGATACCTGCATCAGAAGAAGAatggaaaattatttctaacaaCTTTGAATCAAAATGgaattttaatcattgtttGGGGGCGATCGATGGCAAACACATAGAGATAATAAGACCTCAAGAATCTGGTtcgtattatttcaattacaaa
This genomic interval from Aphis gossypii isolate Hap1 unplaced genomic scaffold, ASM2018417v2 Contig00395, whole genome shotgun sequence contains the following:
- the LOC126553988 gene encoding uncharacterized protein LOC126553988, with the translated sequence MASQKSGAGTDDIYLPSVWYFDELEFLRDHEMQISGTSTMDEESNDPQDVTLENSEYNMFETSSLETLQTTSHEPQKKKKKMENSEEKRKNDLLELACSRLQQSTSDNDIVAKSWAIELGKLEPDQQLFAQKAINDILFEGRLKTLHRNSVKINHSCVCSRSSTPSTFIQPAPVYISSNSNSSLSGHTWETPHVSNTTAYNSFSELLNDTQYTN